From one Bacteroidota bacterium genomic stretch:
- a CDS encoding glycosyltransferase, protein MKLSIVIVNYNVKYFLEQAIHSVKKACVGIDSEILVVDNHSVDGSCEMIKRKFANDVIFIENKENVGFSKANNQAIKIAKGEFILLLNPDTVVEEQCFHKVIQFMEQTPDAGAVGVKMIDGSGKYLPESKRGLPTPDVAFYKIFGLAALFPKSKKFGKYHLGYLNKNQTHKVDVLAGAFMMLRKTVLDKIGLLDEDYFMYGEDIDLSYRVTKSGSYNYYFHDATIIHYKGESTKKTSVNFVFTFYKAMIIFAQKHYSQKHAQTFGLLINFAIYIRAAAAIITRVAKATYLPLIDMLLIIGSVFTLSRVYSLYKFNIPTAYSFNTVLINSIVYAILWMSGLYLAGAYNKRKTFLSVSKGVLVGSLAIAVFYAFLNDTYRFSRAIIVLGTISTIITSYFDRFVMFWIKNGKLSFSFSNRLRTAIVGNYNEVSRVQDLLVKSKAKADYFGFIAIDDNNTSDNQYLGNVSQLHEVVDLLKIEEIIFCSKDLAASQIIEWMGRMKQQEILFKIVPEESLFIIGSNNKNTPGDFYTIELNLSLSKAWELQKKRAFDVLFAIFVLPFIPLFTLIIKNKMQFIKNWTQVLLGEKTWVGYAQADNIKLLPKLREGVLNPIRDLSGKSYNQITIQKLNFLYAKDYSVEKDFLILIRSIRSWGN, encoded by the coding sequence TTGAAACTATCAATAGTAATAGTAAATTATAATGTAAAGTATTTCTTAGAACAGGCTATACACTCGGTTAAAAAAGCGTGTGTTGGCATTGACTCTGAAATATTGGTAGTTGACAACCATTCCGTTGATGGTAGCTGCGAAATGATTAAACGGAAATTTGCCAATGACGTAATTTTTATTGAAAACAAAGAAAATGTTGGTTTTAGCAAGGCAAATAACCAAGCCATTAAAATTGCTAAAGGCGAATTTATTTTATTACTAAACCCTGATACTGTAGTTGAGGAGCAATGTTTCCATAAAGTTATTCAGTTTATGGAACAAACACCCGATGCCGGTGCGGTTGGCGTTAAAATGATAGATGGCTCGGGGAAATATTTACCTGAAAGCAAAAGGGGTTTACCCACACCTGACGTAGCTTTTTATAAAATATTTGGTTTGGCGGCTTTATTTCCAAAATCGAAAAAATTTGGTAAATATCATTTAGGCTACTTAAACAAAAACCAAACTCATAAGGTTGATGTACTGGCAGGTGCATTCATGATGCTTCGTAAAACTGTTTTAGATAAAATAGGATTGTTGGATGAAGATTATTTTATGTATGGTGAAGATATAGATTTAAGTTACCGGGTTACTAAAAGCGGTTCTTATAACTACTATTTCCATGATGCTACTATTATTCACTATAAAGGGGAAAGCACAAAAAAAACAAGTGTAAACTTTGTATTTACCTTTTACAAGGCCATGATCATTTTTGCGCAAAAGCATTATTCGCAAAAACATGCTCAAACCTTTGGCTTACTCATAAACTTTGCTATTTATATTAGAGCAGCTGCAGCTATCATTACGCGTGTGGCAAAAGCTACTTACTTACCTTTAATTGATATGCTTTTAATTATTGGTAGTGTGTTTACATTAAGCAGGGTTTACTCATTATACAAATTTAATATACCAACAGCTTACAGCTTTAATACGGTACTCATTAACAGTATAGTTTATGCTATATTGTGGATGTCGGGACTTTATTTAGCAGGTGCTTATAACAAACGAAAAACTTTTTTAAGTGTAAGCAAAGGGGTTTTAGTCGGCTCCTTAGCCATAGCTGTTTTTTATGCCTTTTTAAACGATACTTATCGCTTTAGCCGTGCTATTATAGTACTTGGAACCATCAGCACTATTATAACAAGTTACTTTGACCGTTTCGTCATGTTTTGGATTAAAAATGGCAAACTAAGTTTTAGCTTTAGTAACAGATTAAGAACGGCTATTGTTGGAAACTACAATGAAGTAAGCAGAGTACAGGATTTATTGGTTAAATCAAAAGCAAAGGCTGATTATTTTGGCTTTATAGCTATTGACGACAATAACACTTCGGACAACCAATATTTAGGCAATGTATCGCAACTACACGAGGTTGTTGATTTATTAAAGATTGAAGAAATTATTTTTTGCTCTAAAGATTTGGCGGCTTCGCAAATTATAGAGTGGATGGGTAGAATGAAGCAGCAGGAAATTTTATTCAAAATTGTACCTGAAGAAAGCTTGTTTATAATAGGTAGTAACAATAAAAATACACCTGGCGATTTCTATACCATTGAGTTAAACTTATCGCTCAGCAAAGCATGGGAGCTACAAAAGAAAAGAGCTTTTGATGTATTGTTTGCTATTTTTGTTTTACCATTTATTCCATTGTTTACATTAATAATAAAAAACAAAATGCAGTTTATTAAAAACTGGACGCAGGTTTTATTAGGAGAAAAAACATGGGTTGGTTATGCGCAAGCTGACAATATTAAATTATTGCCTAAGCTAAGAGAAGGTGTATTAAACCCAATAAGGGACTTGAGTGGCAAAAGCTATAACCAAATAACTATTCAAAAATTAAACTTCTTGTATGCTAAAGATTATTCCGTAGAGAAAGACTTCTTAATATTGATTCGTTCTATCAGAAGTTGGGGTAATTAA
- the lysS gene encoding lysine--tRNA ligase codes for MSNQLSEQELLRRQKLQDMRQLGIDPFPAALFPISHLSVEATEKYSANNESEEMKQVTFAGRIMSVRDMGKACFAVLQDSAGKLQVYVRRDDICPDEDKTLYDTVFKKLIDIGDIIGITGYMFTTKTGEISLHAKTMQVLSKSIKPLPIVKEKDGETFDAVTDPEFRYRQRYADLIINPHVKETFQKRSVMIKTIRDFLNDNGALEVDTPVLQNIPGGAAARPFTTHHNALDVPFYLRIANELYLKRLIVGGFDFVYEFSRNFRNEGMDRTHNPEFTVLEFYVAYKDYNWMMDFTEQLLEKIALEMHGTTEVTVGDKTINFKAPFKRLPIYDAIQQFTGIDVSSMNETQLREACKQLNIPTTPSMGKGKLVDEIFGAKCEGNFIEPTFITDYPVELSPLTKKHRTKEGLVERFELMVNGKEIANAYSELNDPIDQRERFEDQVALMERGDDEAMFIDHDFLRALEYGMPPTAGIGIGIDRLAMLLTNQHSIQDVLFFPQMRPEKKQLELTAEEKQILEILKPNMSMSLPDLKQAVASLSGKQWDKAMKGLAAHGLTKVELNGELKTVNYIG; via the coding sequence ATGAGCAATCAACTAAGCGAACAAGAATTATTACGCAGACAAAAATTACAAGATATGCGCCAGTTGGGTATTGACCCATTTCCGGCTGCATTGTTTCCCATTTCTCATTTATCAGTGGAGGCTACTGAAAAGTATAGCGCCAATAACGAAAGTGAAGAAATGAAGCAGGTAACTTTTGCAGGCCGTATTATGAGCGTTCGCGATATGGGTAAAGCTTGTTTTGCTGTATTACAGGATAGTGCGGGCAAATTGCAGGTATATGTGCGTAGAGATGATATTTGCCCAGATGAAGACAAAACTTTATACGATACCGTTTTCAAAAAACTAATTGATATAGGTGATATAATTGGTATAACAGGTTATATGTTTACCACCAAAACAGGCGAAATCTCGCTACATGCCAAAACAATGCAAGTATTGAGTAAATCAATCAAACCACTTCCTATTGTAAAAGAAAAAGATGGAGAAACATTTGATGCCGTTACCGATCCTGAATTTCGTTACCGCCAACGTTATGCTGATTTAATTATAAACCCACATGTAAAAGAGACTTTTCAAAAACGCAGTGTAATGATTAAAACCATCCGCGATTTTTTGAACGACAATGGAGCTTTGGAAGTAGATACTCCTGTATTACAAAATATTCCAGGTGGTGCAGCTGCAAGGCCATTTACAACCCATCATAACGCTTTAGATGTGCCTTTTTATTTGCGTATAGCAAACGAGCTTTATTTAAAACGTTTAATAGTGGGCGGTTTTGATTTTGTATATGAATTTAGCCGCAACTTCCGTAATGAAGGAATGGATAGAACACACAATCCGGAATTTACCGTATTAGAGTTTTATGTGGCTTATAAAGATTATAACTGGATGATGGATTTTACAGAGCAATTATTAGAAAAAATTGCTTTAGAAATGCATGGAACCACAGAAGTAACCGTAGGCGATAAAACCATTAATTTTAAAGCACCATTTAAACGTTTACCAATATACGATGCCATCCAGCAGTTTACAGGAATAGATGTAAGCAGTATGAATGAAACACAATTACGTGAAGCATGTAAGCAACTAAATATTCCAACTACGCCAAGTATGGGTAAAGGAAAATTAGTAGATGAAATTTTTGGCGCAAAATGCGAAGGCAATTTTATAGAACCAACGTTTATAACAGATTATCCTGTAGAATTAAGCCCGTTAACTAAAAAACACAGAACTAAAGAAGGTTTGGTAGAGCGTTTTGAATTGATGGTAAATGGTAAAGAAATAGCCAATGCCTATTCAGAGTTAAATGACCCGATAGACCAACGCGAACGTTTTGAAGACCAAGTGGCATTAATGGAACGTGGCGATGATGAGGCCATGTTTATTGACCATGATTTTTTACGTGCATTAGAATATGGTATGCCGCCAACAGCGGGTATTGGAATAGGTATAGATAGATTAGCGATGTTATTAACCAACCAACATTCTATTCAGGATGTGTTGTTTTTCCCGCAAATGCGCCCTGAGAAAAAACAATTAGAGTTAACCGCTGAGGAAAAACAAATTTTAGAAATATTGAAACCAAATATGAGCATGTCATTACCCGATTTAAAACAAGCAGTAGCTAGTTTAAGTGGCAAGCAATGGGATAAAGCCATGAAAGGTTTAGCTGCACACGGTTTAACCAAAGTTGAGTTGAATGGGGAGTTAAAAACAGTGAATTATATTGGATAA
- a CDS encoding endonuclease/exonuclease/phosphatase family protein: MKIFSWLVLILNIVAVLALFGAYSAAYISPNQFWFIAFLGLSFPIILIINFLFIIYWAVTFSFKFLYSFIAILIGITTIQRFIQFGTVKEQDVPNSINIVDFNTRAFGALDDLEYDPAIYFDQLDHIKPDVFCFQEFVSYNTKKDQKMFERLFTEYSSFYMFNLNAKTKPYTGYSLSIMSRFPIVKSGFVERMNSGGNCTIFVDIAKGGDTIRILNTHLKSIAFEKQDYQAVEGLKEPDRDISLFNVKHIAYKLKKAFIARSKQAEAIRKFIDESPHKVIVTGDFNDSPASYAYNLIRGDMKDAFVESGSGFSSTYTGKMPSFRIDYILADKSFEIINYKPFELSFSDHKMVSATIKLK; encoded by the coding sequence ATGAAAATATTTTCCTGGTTGGTTTTAATTTTAAATATAGTTGCTGTATTGGCCTTATTTGGTGCCTATTCCGCAGCTTATATCAGCCCGAATCAGTTTTGGTTTATAGCATTTTTAGGTCTAAGTTTTCCTATCATTTTAATTATAAATTTTCTTTTTATTATCTACTGGGCTGTTACTTTCAGCTTCAAGTTTTTATATTCATTTATTGCCATTTTAATAGGTATTACCACCATTCAAAGATTTATTCAGTTTGGTACTGTAAAGGAACAGGATGTACCCAATTCCATTAATATAGTTGATTTTAACACCAGGGCTTTTGGTGCGCTGGATGATTTGGAATATGACCCTGCTATTTATTTTGACCAATTAGACCATATTAAACCGGATGTTTTTTGCTTTCAGGAATTTGTTTCCTATAACACCAAAAAAGACCAAAAAATGTTTGAACGGTTGTTTACTGAGTATAGTAGTTTTTATATGTTTAATTTAAATGCAAAAACCAAACCCTATACAGGTTATAGTCTTAGTATTATGAGCCGATTTCCTATTGTTAAATCAGGTTTTGTAGAGCGCATGAACAGTGGTGGAAATTGTACTATTTTTGTTGACATAGCAAAGGGTGGAGATACCATAAGAATTCTCAATACACATCTTAAATCAATAGCTTTTGAAAAACAGGATTACCAAGCCGTAGAGGGTTTAAAAGAACCTGATAGGGATATTAGTTTGTTTAATGTAAAGCATATAGCCTATAAGCTTAAAAAAGCATTTATAGCCAGATCAAAACAAGCAGAAGCCATTCGTAAATTTATTGATGAATCGCCACATAAAGTAATTGTAACAGGCGATTTTAATGACTCTCCGGCAAGTTATGCTTATAATTTAATAAGAGGCGATATGAAAGATGCTTTTGTAGAAAGTGGTTCAGGGTTTAGTTCTACTTACACAGGCAAAATGCCATCCTTCCGTATAGATTATATATTGGCCGATAAGAGTTTTGAAATTATCAACTACAAACCTTTTGAATTAAGCTTCAGCGATCATAAAATGGTTAGTGCAACTATTAAATTGAAATAG